In one Bartonella grahamii subsp. shimonis genomic region, the following are encoded:
- a CDS encoding ABC transporter permease, whose translation MILPLSETERAAVSEKQKKLFLWDFLCKGLKLLISVFITLLGLVTITFFLGHLLPLDPVLSILGDNISQEAYDAMYYKLGLDKPLIVQYWKYLHNVFLFDFGDALTSGRPVLADIMRVFPATLELATVAIVIGTSLGIPFGVFAAMYRDSFIDYVVRVFTLVSYSTPTFWLGLMALLIFYAKLGWVGGPGRIDFLYEYSFEPKTGFFFWDTASQGQWEAFGNVFSHIIMPALILAFGAMAYISRMTRGFMIEQLNQEYIITARVKGLSWARTVWGHAFKNAAVQVITVVALSYAFLLEGAVLTETVFAWPGFGHYLTNALLAGDMNAVVGCTLLVGFIFVAINLFSDLLYRIFDPRTR comes from the coding sequence ATGATTTTGCCACTTTCAGAGACTGAAAGAGCTGCTGTATCAGAAAAGCAGAAAAAATTATTTTTATGGGATTTTTTATGCAAAGGATTGAAACTTCTTATTTCAGTTTTTATCACATTGCTTGGGTTGGTGACGATTACTTTTTTTCTTGGTCATCTTCTTCCTCTAGATCCAGTTCTGTCTATTCTTGGTGATAATATTAGCCAGGAAGCTTATGATGCAATGTATTATAAGCTGGGTCTTGATAAGCCGTTGATTGTCCAATATTGGAAGTATCTTCATAATGTATTTTTATTTGACTTTGGAGATGCCTTGACTTCTGGGCGTCCTGTTTTAGCCGATATTATGCGTGTATTTCCCGCAACGTTAGAGCTTGCAACCGTTGCTATTGTTATTGGCACAAGTCTGGGAATTCCATTTGGTGTTTTTGCAGCAATGTATCGCGATTCATTTATTGATTATGTTGTCCGTGTTTTTACACTTGTGAGTTATTCTACTCCGACATTTTGGCTCGGATTAATGGCGTTGTTAATATTTTACGCTAAGCTTGGCTGGGTTGGTGGTCCAGGACGTATTGATTTTCTTTATGAATATTCGTTTGAACCAAAAACAGGATTTTTCTTTTGGGATACGGCAAGCCAAGGACAATGGGAGGCTTTTGGGAATGTCTTTAGTCATATTATTATGCCTGCTTTGATCTTAGCTTTCGGTGCTATGGCTTATATTAGCCGTATGACTCGTGGGTTTATGATTGAACAACTTAATCAGGAATATATCATTACAGCACGTGTAAAGGGTTTATCGTGGGCGCGAACGGTATGGGGGCATGCCTTTAAGAATGCTGCTGTTCAGGTTATTACCGTTGTTGCGCTTTCTTATGCTTTTTTATTAGAAGGGGCTGTTTTAACGGAGACAGTTTTTGCTTGGCCTGGTTTTGGACATTACTTGACAAATGCTCTTTTAGCCGGAGATATGAATGCAGTTGTAGGATGTACTTTACTTGTAGGATTTATCTTTGTCGCCATTAATTTATTTTCTGATTTGCTTTATCGCATTTTTGATCCAAGGACACGTTGA